The following proteins are co-located in the Polyangia bacterium genome:
- a CDS encoding PilZ domain-containing protein, producing MDGVEQRQYPRFGLGVPVTLVFSARGVSADGELQDISRGGCFFKSTIKVDIHRKISVVFSSDRGQTWRASGSVIRTVAYRGFAVLFEEGTEPLDEVLQELARQPQESRAAFLTTILNPKIEIL from the coding sequence ATGGACGGGGTGGAACAACGGCAATACCCGCGCTTTGGACTGGGCGTGCCGGTGACCCTGGTCTTCTCGGCGCGGGGCGTCTCTGCCGACGGCGAGCTGCAGGACATCTCGCGCGGCGGCTGCTTCTTCAAATCCACCATCAAGGTGGATATTCACCGCAAGATCTCGGTGGTGTTCTCGTCCGACCGCGGGCAAACCTGGCGCGCCAGCGGCAGCGTCATCCGCACCGTGGCCTATCGTGGGTTTGCCGTGCTGTTCGAAGAGGGAACCGAACCGCTGGACGAGGTGCTGCAAGAGCTGGCGCGCCAACCGCAAGAGAGCCGCGCGGCTTTTCTGACCACCATCCTCAATCCGAAGATCGAGATTCTCTAG